GAGCGCTTCCCGCGGCTCGTGGCCACCACCGTCAGCGGGTCGGCTCCGTCCGGGACGTGCGCGGCGTGCTGCCTGCGGGCCTGGACCAGCCCGTCCAGCAGCATCTTGGCGGCGGGCGAGTCGACGTTGTCCAGCAGCACCAAGCAGTTCAGCGGGCGCCGGGCGCCGCGGTTGCCGTGGTCGAAGTTCTCGCGCAGGTCGGCGAGGAACGCCGCCCACAGCAGTTCGCCCGCTTCGCTCGCGCTGTCGGCGCTGCCGGGTTCCCGCGCCCACCGGTTCAGCTCGACGAGCACGTCCAGGGAATTCCGGGCCAGGCCGCGATCCTGGTGCGCGAACCAGTCCTGGCCTTCGGTGAGCACCACTCTGCGGCCGCGCCGCCAGGACATGAGTCCGCGCCGGAGCAGGTCGGGGACGTGATGTCCGGCCGCGGTCCGATCCGTGCTCGGGTCCGGCGCCAACTCGGCCAGGAAGTTCAGCAGCTTGTCACTGCTGCGGTGCTCGGCGAGCGCGTGTTCCGCTTGCAGCCGCGCGAGGGCCGGATCGGTGTCGAGGTCCTGCTCGGCGACGATCTGCCCGGTGATGAAGCGGGGGAAGGCGATCCGGTCGTGCCCGGAGCCGTTCCGATTCAGCTCGTAGACGATCGCTGCGAGCGTGTCCCGGATCGAACCGAGCTCGTCGCAGTCGATGCGCGCATAAGGAACCTGCTGGTCGAGGCGTTGCTGGAGGGCGGCGAGGAAGGCGGTCTTGCCGCTGCCCCGCGGGCCGGTGAACAGCAGCACCGGTAGCGGCCTGCTCTGGGCGCGTCCGTCGTGGCGGGGGCGGTCGGCGAATTCCCGCACCAGGCGCATCGCGGGTTCCCGGCCGAAGAGGTATCCCTCTGCATCCGGTCTTTCCTCGGTAGCGCGCAGTGTCACGAAAAGTCCCCCGACTCATTCAGTTGAACCGCATTCCCCGTTGGCAGGCGACCCAACGTAGTCACACGTCAGCGAAGCGTCAACGAAATCCCGCCGAATTGCGGTATCGGCGAACCCGGTCGGGCGCCACCGGGAGATCAATCCGAGGACCGTCCATTGTGCTTGATCGACAGATCGCCGGTCCGGGCCGTGGAAGGAGGAAAACGCTGATCAACCACGGTTGCCGCGCAGGTCCTGCATCAGGTTCGAGGCACCCCCGCGTCCGCATTCGCCGTCGCTGGAAAGGGGAGCGCCGGTGCGGGAGAACCGTCCACGAAAGCACCACGATGCTCGACGCATCCCCGGAGCGGATGAATCGAACCGGTCGTCGAATGGCAGTCGATCCGGTCGGCTCGTACCGTCGGATTCGGCCGATCTGGGGGGAGCGGACATGATCGAAGGCGATGTGGAAACCGCCGTGCGCGCCGCGCGCAGCTGGATGTACACGCCCGGCACGAAACCGGAACTCGTCGACTCGGCCGCGCGCAGCGGGGCCGACGCGGTGATCCTCGACCTCGACGAGTCGGTGCGGCCCGAGGACGAGGCGATCGCCCGCGGCATGGTCATCGACCACGTGACCACCGCGCGGCGCGAAGACCTGGTGACCGCGGTGCGGATCAACTCGGCGTCGACGGCCGCCGGGCTGGCCGACCTCACCGCGCTGATCTCCGCGAGCGTCGCTCCGGACGTGCTGGTGCTGCCGAAGATGGAGTCGGCGGGCGCGCTCGGCGTCATCGAGAACCTGCTGTTCGAAGCGAGCAGCAGGACGATGCTGGTCCCGCTGATCGAAACGGCGCGCGGACTCCGGGAGCTGCCGCGCATCCTCGCTTCGCAGCACCGGGTGGTGGCCGTGCTGGTCGGTGCCGCGGGCTTGGTCACGAGCCTCGGCGTGGCCGGGGACTGGGAGTCGCTGCGGTCCGTGCGCGGCTCCATCGTGCTCGCCGCCGACGCCGTGGACCTCGTCGCCATCGACGCCCCGTTCTTCGACTCCGGCGACCCGATCGGCTTGGCGGCGGAGACCCGCAGCGCCGCGAAGCTGGGCTTCTCGGCGAAGGCGGCGATCCACCCCGAGCAGGCCCGCGCGATCAACACCGCGTTCGCCCCGACGGAGGACCAGCTCACCTGGGCGCACCAGGTCATGTCGCTCTACGCCGCAGGGGGAGGGGAGCTGGCGGGCGAGGTGGTCGACGACGCGCTCGCCCACCGCGCCCGCCGCTACCTCCGCCGGAACCTGTCCGTCGACACCCTCAGCCCCGCGTAGGCCCCAGCGACTTCGACGCCCCCGAACGCACGAACGCACCGCCCTCCCTCGGAGCTCCGTGCAGGATGATCATTTGATCTTTGTCCTGCCAGCGGCGGAGCCGCTGAGGTTCCGCAGAGCGACCAGTTACCCGCGCGTCCCCGGCGTGCGCGATCGTGCCGTCGTCCGCCCGCGCCTCGTGTCCGGTGATCATGAGCGACCGTTGCGGGCCAGGACGGCGTGCTCGTACCCGAGCTGGTCGCCGAAGTACCGCGGGCCGATCTCCCCGCGCTCCACCGCTCGCTCCCTCCGCTCGCCCCGGCGGACGAGGCACGCCCACCAGTACCGCCGCGAATTCTCCGACCCCTGAACGACGACACCCGACGGACCGAAGTGAACGGACCGTTCGTCCAAGGGGATTGGACGAACGGTCCGTTCACTCGCTGATGCTTCGAGCGGGGGACCGCGTGCGCGCACCGCCAAGGCTTTGTGCGGATGGTTCGGATCGGGTGAGCGGACCGTTCGTCCAACGGGATTGGACGAACGGTCCGTTCACTCGAGGATGTTCGAACCGCCAGGCCGGTGACGGGTGGCCGGGATCGGGTGAACGGACCGTGTGCCCAACGGGATTGGACGAACGGTCCGTTCACTCGGTTCCGGTGGCCGAGGGGGTCACCAGGTGACGGGGAGGGACTTCACGCCGCCGGTGACGCGGTCGGAGCGGACGTCGAGGTCGTCGACGTCGACGGCCAGGCGCAGGTTCGGGTAGCGCTGGAACAGCTCGGTGAACACGACGCGGAGTTCGGTGCGGGCGAGGCTCGCGCCGATGCAGAAGTGCGCGCCGTGCCCGAAGGACAGGTGCACGTTCGGCTTGCGTTCCGGGTCGAACTCGGTCGGGTCGGTGAACGCGCCGGTGTCGCGGTTCGCCGCGCCCGTCGGGATGATCACCGCGTCGCCGGACGGGATGGTCTGCTCGCCGAAGGTGACGTCCTCGTGCGCGTAGCGCAGCAGCCCGAGCCCGCCGGGGTCGGCCAGCCGCAGGATCTCCTCGACCGTCTGCTGCGCGAGCCCTTCGGGGTCGGCGACGAAGGCGTCGCGCCGGTCCTGCTCGGTCAGCAGCATCAGCACGCCGAGGTCGATGCGGGTCACGGTCGTCTCGTGCCCGGCGAACAGCAGCCCGGAGGCGAGCCTGGTCATCTCGTCGTCGTCGAAGTCGGGGTCGTCGCGCTGCGCCTGGACGAGGTCGGTGACGACGTCCTCACCGGGGGAGCGGCGCTTCACCTCGGCG
This window of the Saccharopolyspora gloriosae genome carries:
- a CDS encoding aldolase/citrate lyase family protein, which encodes MIEGDVETAVRAARSWMYTPGTKPELVDSAARSGADAVILDLDESVRPEDEAIARGMVIDHVTTARREDLVTAVRINSASTAAGLADLTALISASVAPDVLVLPKMESAGALGVIENLLFEASSRTMLVPLIETARGLRELPRILASQHRVVAVLVGAAGLVTSLGVAGDWESLRSVRGSIVLAADAVDLVAIDAPFFDSGDPIGLAAETRSAAKLGFSAKAAIHPEQARAINTAFAPTEDQLTWAHQVMSLYAAGGGELAGEVVDDALAHRARRYLRRNLSVDTLSPA
- a CDS encoding cytochrome P450: MTTTEQLPQLPFDRPNVLETAPLYDVLRKQAPIARVRTPAGDPAWLITSFEVARTVFGDPRFGRSHPAPEQAARVSDAGILDGPSGSYDTEKAAHTRLRKLLTPAFSAKRMRLLTEHVRELVAGCLASLEAAHEADPNGVVDLHEHLSFPLPVLVICELLGVPFEDREYFHQLSDRISRMGTGGDALAARAEFAAYMGRLAEVKRRSPGEDVVTDLVQAQRDDPDFDDDEMTRLASGLLFAGHETTVTRIDLGVLMLLTEQDRRDAFVADPEGLAQQTVEEILRLADPGGLGLLRYAHEDVTFGEQTIPSGDAVIIPTGAANRDTGAFTDPTEFDPERKPNVHLSFGHGAHFCIGASLARTELRVVFTELFQRYPNLRLAVDVDDLDVRSDRVTGGVKSLPVTW